One window of Magallana gigas chromosome 2, xbMagGiga1.1, whole genome shotgun sequence genomic DNA carries:
- the LOC105347798 gene encoding surfeit locus protein 6 homolog has protein sequence MKAKKKVNIDDSDNDNTAVNPGPEADLDFFRRVLDTIPPASFFSDDAKDRLLQESEDSTSESDEIDGDVSKKRKKEQKQKGNKKKKLNPLQSKTVSQIQFESEPAEEDEPYSKIKEKQKHKHKGKNKKSGGGGEGTPDVSKAARLDVLQQKLLEMQKLGKERSLTSIEVQEQKRLRRKESKLKSKVKKKKNKNPALKAAGQVNGDAMAGYKSPERPSVVDKEGKLVFSKFDFTKNDEKEKPKNSLHGKDFKRLLEKIEKRKSKIENLKEKDAEKAKKLEQRNAWQSVMLRAEGEKVKDDPALLKKALKKKEKMREKKKAKWTERQDTVNKKIEKRQEKRQKNIKERKQTKKDKKIKQAKKKGRMIPGF, from the exons ATGAAGGCCAAAAAGAAGGTGAACATTGATGATTCAGACAATGACAACACAGCTGTGAATCCCGGTCCAGAGGCTGACCTTGACTTCTTCAGGAGGGTTCTTGATACCATTCCACCAGCATCATTTTTTTCTGATGATGCAAAAGACAGACTTCTCCAAGAGAGTGAGGACAGTACATCAGAGTCAGATGAAATAGATG gTGATGTCAGCAAAAAGAGGAAAAAGGAACAAAAACAGAAAGGAAACAAGAAAAAGAAACTTAATCCTCTTCAAAGCAAAACCGTGTCTCAAATCCAATTTGAATCTGAACCAGCAGAAGAAGATGAACCAT ATAGCAAAATAAAAGAGAAACAGAAACACAAGCATAAGGGGAAAAACAAGAAATCAGGGGGAGGAGGTGAGGGAACTCCAGACGTGAGCAAGGCAGCGAGGCTGGACGTTCTCCAACAGAAGCTGCTGGAGATGCAGAAACTTGGCA agGAAAGGAGTTTAACTTCTATAGAAGTGCAAGAACAGAAGAGGCTAAGAAGGAAAGAGAGCAAGTTAAAATCCAAagtgaaaaagaagaaaaataaaaaccctGCATTAAAAGCTGCTGGACAAGTAAATGGTGATGCTATGGCTGGTTACAAATCCCCAGAACGTCCATCTGTAGTTGATAAGGAAGGGAAACTTGTGTTCAGCAAATTTGACTTTACGAAAAATGATGAAAAGGAGAAACCAAAAAACTCTTTACATGGGAAAGACTTTAAAAGACTCTtagaaaaaatagagaaaagaaAGTCAAAGATAGAAAACTTGAAAGAGAAGGATGCTGAAAAAGCAAAAAAACTGGAGCAGAGAAATGCATGGCAGAGTGTAATGTTGAGAGCTGAGGGAGAGAAAGTGAAGGATGACCCAGCTTTGCTGAAGAAAGctctgaaaaagaaagaaaaaatgaggGAGAAAAAGAAGGCAAAGTGGACTGAGAGACAGGACACtgtgaataaaaagatagagaaAAGGCAAGAGAAACGACAGAAAAATATCAAGGAACGTAAACAAACCAAGAAAGACAAGAAAATTAAACAGGCTAAAAAGAAAGGCAGGATGATTCCAGGAttttag